A single Cyclopterus lumpus isolate fCycLum1 chromosome 15, fCycLum1.pri, whole genome shotgun sequence DNA region contains:
- the flrt3 gene encoding leucine-rich repeat transmembrane protein FLRT3, producing MVRQCKAFILFLIRVGLLLGLANPLVTSASCPSACRCDGTFIYCNDRGLTSIPTGLPQDATVLFLQNNRIRSSGIPAELRRLSNVEKIYLYCNNLDEFPTNLPIGLKELHLQENNVRMITHASLAQIPYIEELHLDDNSVSAVSIEEGAFRDSNHLRLLFLSRNHLSTIPSGLPMSIEELRFDDNRISSITEQSLQDLINLKRLILDGNLLNNRGIGEMALINLINLTELSLMRNSLTSPPANLPGNSLEKLQLQDNHINRVPPEAFAFLRQLYRLDLSGNNLSSLPQGVFEDLDNLTQLLLRNNPWQCTCRMKWVRDWLRSLPSKVNVRGFMCQGPDKVKGMAIKDLTTDMFDCTDSELISTYETSTVSNTLRPTQPQWPSFVTRRPVVKGHDIGKNYHSTTTSSGRKIITISVKSSSADAIHISWRVSQPMTALRLSWLKLGHSPAFGSITETIVQGERKEYLLTALEPESSYRICMVPMETSNIYLSDETPVCIETETGSHKSYNPTTTLNREQEKEPYKNSSLPLAAIIGGAVALLAIIMLALVCWYIHRNGSLFSRNCTYNKGRRRKDDYAEAGTKKDTSILEIRETSFQMIPINHLPVSKEEFVIHTIFPPNGLTLYKSPHNENSISNRSYRDSGIPDSDHSHS from the coding sequence ATGGTGCGTCAATGCAAGGCCTttatcctcttcctcatcagggTTGGGCTGCTGCTGGGTCTTGCTAACCCCCTGGTGACCTCCGCCTCGTGTCCCTCAGCCTGCCGCTGCGATGGGACCTTCATCTACTGTAATGACCGTGGTCTGACTTCCATTCCTACTGGTCTACCCCAGGATGCTACAGTGCTCTTTCTGCAAAACAATCGCATCAGGAGTTCAGGCATTCCTGCAGAGCTCCGCAGGCTGTCAAATGTGGAGAAGATCTACCTATACTGTAACAATCTGGATGAGTTCCCCACCAACCTTCCTATTGGGCTAAAGGAGCTCcaccttcaggagaacaacgTGCGGATGATTACCCATGCCTCTTTAGCTCAAATTCCCTACATTGAGGAACTTCACCTGGATGATAACTCGGTATCTGCAGTCAGCATAGAGGAGGGGGCCTTTAGGGACAGCAACCACCTCAGACTGCTTTTTCTCTCCAGAAACCATCTAAGTACGATCCCTTCAGGCCTACCCATGAGCATTGAGGAGCTGCGCTTTGATGACAACCGCATCTCCTCCATTACAGAGCAGTCGCTGCAAGATCTCATCAACCTGAAGCGACTAATCCTGGATGGTAACCTGCTCAACAACCGTGGGATTGGAGAGATGGCTCTCATAAACCTGATCAACCTGACTGAGCTCTCGCTAATGAGGAACTCCTTGACATCACCGCCAGCAAACTTGCCAGGCAACAGTTTGGAGAAGCTGCAGCTACAAGATAATCACATTAATCGGGTCCCGCCTGAGGCTTTTGCCTTCCTTAGGCAACTGTATCGCCTGGACCTGTCTGGCAACAACCTGAGCAGTCTCCCACAGGGTGTATTTGAAGATCTGGACAATCTTACACAGCTCCTGCTGCGCAACAACCCGTGGCAATGCACTTGCAGAATGAAATGGGTGCGTGACTGGCTGCGGTCATTGCCATCTAAGGTGAATGTACGTGGCTTTATGTGCCAGGGTCCTGATAAGGTCAAAGGCATGGCAATTAAAGACCTAACTACAGATATGTTTGACTGCACAGATTCAGAACTCATCTCCACGTATGAGACAAGCACAGTATCCAACACGTTGCGCCCCACACAGCCCCAGTGGCCCTCGTTTGTGACTAGAAGGCCTGTGGTAAAAGGGCATGACATTGGTAAGAATTACCACAGCACGACCACCTCTTCAGGAAGAAAGATCATCACCATCAGTGTGAAGTCAAGTAGTGCAGATGCTATACACATATCATGGCGGGTGTCGCAGCCCATGACTGCCCTACGGCTCAGCTGGCTGAAGCTGGGACACAGCCCTGCCTTTGGCTCCATCACTGAGACCATTGTgcagggggagaggaaggagtACCTGCTCACGGCACTGGAGCCAGAGTCTTCCTACAGGATATGCATGGTTCCCATGGAGACCAGCAACATTTACCTGTCAGATGAGACCCCTGTTTGCATCGAGACAGAGACCGGTTCTCACAAATCATACAACCCGACGACAACTTTAAACAGAGAGCAGGAAAAAGAGCCTTACAAAAATTCCAGTCTGCCTTTGGCTGCTATCATTGGAGGGGCTGTGGCTCTTTTGGCAATAATCATGTTGGCACTGGTGTGTTGGTACATCCACAGGAACGGTTCACTTTTTTCCAGAAACTGCACCTACAACAAAGGCCGTCGGAGAAAGGATGACTATGCTGAAGCTGGCACAAAGAAGGACACCTCCATCCTCGAAATACGAGAGACTTCTTTTCAAATGATACCTATAAATCACCTGCCTGTGTCCAAGGAGGAATTTGTGATACACACGATTTTCCCACCTAATGGCCTGACTTTATATAAAAGCCCACATAACGAGAACAGTATTAGCAACAGGAGCTACAGAGACAGTGGAATACCAGATTCAGACCATTCCCATTCATGA